The sequence below is a genomic window from Colletotrichum destructivum chromosome 4, complete sequence.
TAAATTTCGTGGAACTCCGCAACACTCAGAGAGTCGTGGACTTCGTGGGACTTGATTTTGGTGTATGAGCATGGGAACCGAGGAGCGAGCTAGGTACTGGTAGCAGGAGGGCCAAACTCACCCGTCGGAGCCATGCGAGCACCTCCTCGGGAGTATTGGGAACAGAAGGCATGGTCTTGGTTGTATCTAGATTCAGACGCACAGTTGTCTTCAAGGCCGCTACAGGAATACTGCGAATCGATATAGAAGAACTCTTTAGAGAATATGTAGTTGATTTTGTCTCCGAGGAACTCGCCGGCTGACAAATTCCCGCCTGCATCCAAAGGATTCAGCTGACAAATGTCGTCCAGGTCGCGATCCTCCAAGCGGAGATTGCGCGAGCAACCACTTCATCTAGGAAACCCCGCGCCCATCTTCTTGAAACGGCGGTATCCTTTATCTCTTCTGAGATCCTCGTGAAGCCTCGCGCTTTCCCTTCCCTGGGCTCCATTGGCCATGTATCTCCCCCATGAGAACCCATCGTGTTTATTTACTGCCGGGAAATAAATCCGTATGTATTCACAATTCTTTTGCAGAGAATATCCTTAGTCCAGCCGCAACACTCGAGGTACTTGGGCTTCATGGCTCGTCAATTTCACACAGTGGAAACGGCTTCGATGGGCGCATCCACCAGCAACTCCCCAGGGAACGGAATCTTGGCCAGCCCACGAGCCCAATCGAGGGCGACAATGGGGGCCGTCTCCGCGTCTCGAGACCACCGCAGCTTCTTGACAAGATTGCCCAGCCGTCTCACGGCGTGGCGGTTGCAGGTGATGGTTGTGTGGCCCGTCTTCCAGCCAAACAGAAAAGACGAGCAGTTGGTCTCGTTGAGGGTCGGTTCCACCGCCATAACTACCCTTGGCAGCGTTCCCTTGCGTATCTCCTCTTGAACGTGTTCCCTGCGGAAGTCTTCGACAATGCGGATCGGCAGCTGCAAGTCGTCTGGCACTTTATGGCAAGAGAGCTTCTGCAGTTCGGCGATGAGATTCCGGCGCCGTCTCTCTGTTGACTCATCGTCTCTTTCCTCCATGGGCCACCCGTCTTGCCGCAGGACACGGTCGAGGAAGGCCATTTTATCATCCTGCTTCCCTCGGAGAGTCTCCTGGCCCAAGAGAACTTCCAGCCTGGCGACCTCTGACTCGGTAGATGCGTCGTACACCATTCGAAGACACGTTTCTGCGGCTTCCCGAGTGCAGACGAGCGTGTGGCCGCGAAGGACGGGGTAAAGGGACTTTGGGAGCCTGGGACCGTGCTCTGCCTCGTCCGCGACGTCTTCGAGGATTTTGGGCCGCCATTTCCTCTGTGAGCCCTCATTGTGAGAGATGTCCGTCGTCAAAGCGACGAAAATAGATGTGTCAATATTGAGGACCGgcgtcagcggcggcgtgctTGTTGTGTTTCCGAGACTGAGAAGATTTGATACAGCGGTCTCGAGAGGCGGAGGCGCGGTCTGGCTCTCGTCGGCGCATTCCAGAGCGAGGGAAATCGCGTCGTCACCTAGACTCTCAATGCCTTTCAAGAGCCTGTCTATCGCAGGGACTTTGCCGAGATGAATATTGGGGAGGACGATGCGTATCCGGTGACGATATCCCCCGTGAATATCGCGAGCAGCCGTCAAGAGCTGCTTGGCGCACTTTAGGACCTCGATTTGCgtttcgtcgtcgaggacctcggccagccccggatcatcatcgtcctcatcctcagGTTCATCCCAGGGGAAGTCTGCCTCGGCCATCTGGACCAACAGTGCTCGCTCGGTCGTGCTGAGGACCCTCATCCACTCATGCCCGTTCTCAACGATGGCGCTGATGAAAACAGAGGTCTGAACGTTCTGCTTTGCGTAGGGCACGGCGAAGCGGAACCAGGTGACGGAACGGCATTTCTTGATGGCGGACCAGTGGTTCTCATACGATGACAGCTCCCCTTCCAGCAGCCTAAAATCCCGAAGCATGGATCCCTCGGCTTCCGAGCCGGGCTCGCTTGGTTCTTGGCATCGCTGCAACAGGGACTCGGCGCGGTGATGCTGGGTCATGTTGGCCTGCCAAAAGGTGCTGAAGCCGGGGATGTAAGCATGCCAGTGGTTGTTGACTTTCGTAGCTTGGGCCTCCACGGCAAAACGAAGTTGTTGAAGCTCCTCGCACAGCTTCCCACTTCGCCTTATGAGatcctcggccgtcttgagTAGGTCTTGGGGCTCCGTGACGCTCTCGGACGGAGGCGAAGTCTTGCGGGATCCATTCTGGGCCATAGATAGGTGCGCGGTGTTGTTTACAAGGGCTTCTGATTTGTACTCTGTGTCTTATTTTTTATAGAATAGACGGTGATGTTTAGCTCGATTCAGCTTGGTGGCAAGACGAGATGATGATGTGTCGTTAAGCCAAATGGGGGAGCGAGGGAATATTGGGGCGGATGAGTCATGACGTGGAGAATAGGATCCTGCGATGGGAGAGCGAGGTGCACGTCAAGATAGCGAGTGATACGTGCAGACTGGTTTTGACGCGAATAGCTGCATCAAGTCCAGATGACACCCCACGAAAGATGCAGCTCGTGGTCTTTGGAGTTTAGCTTGGAGATATTCCAGACGATGGGAGCCTGGGAGAACAAGCCCCAAGCTGAGTCAGCTTTCGTCTATCCCGCATGTGATTGGAGGAAATGGACAATGTGGATCTTTCGAGTCTGAGTGTAGGCTCACAGTCTGGGCACTGTCATGACGTGGGTTTCTGGAATTGTTTACACTGTACCTTATGTCATCAGATTATGTCATTTGATTATGTCATCTACTTATCGCCGATTATCACCGAATTCCCTCCCGTGTCGTCCTCCTTCTGCACAACATCGACAAGTCGTCgttcatcgtcgtcaagatTAAACTTATTTGCTGGAAAGAATTACGCCTCATTTGTTGCTTGGTATCCAAATACGTCCTACACCATGCCACGCTTTCCCCGCTGCCAtgcaaagaaaagaagaagaaaagcaagaagcCACAACAACTACAACACCTACAACTACGCCACATTCTCGATCGACCACGactcgacaacctcggcgagcGTGCTGTCACTGCCAACATTGCCCGGGAACACGACGTATGGCACTCCGCGATGCCGGCTCGTTTCTTCATCGCACCTCCAGAGCGGGACACCAGGCGCAGCTTGGCCCAGGATGCGCGCCCGTCTCATCTTCAGCCCCTTGGTCGCCGCATCAGATGAGGTGATGCCGCCCTTGGCAATCAGATACCGCGGTCGAACGTCAATCTTCTCCACCAACTGAACCAGGGCACGCGCGACCTTGGATCCGATCTGGAGCGAGCTGagcgcatcgccgcccttgatCAGCTTTCGCGACGTCATGACGAgcacgtcctcgccggcagtcagcttcgacgccgtctcggccgctGCAGCCGTGACaaccttctcggccgcctctTCCGATTCGATCAGTCCGGCaacgtcgagctcgatgacTGTCAGTTTGTCGCCTCGCCTCTCTCGGAGCACCTTGAGCTGTGCTGTCGTCTTAGGCACGTACGAGCCGGCCACAATCAATCCGCCTGGCTGCTTGGTCCCCGCCTTGACCGATACCCCGAGATCCGCCATTGTCAGGGGCGGGATTCCCGTGATCCCCAGGCGGGAGGAGACGAAGGCGGCACCTGTGCGGTACAGGTACCGtcttccctccttctcggcctcgagaagGCCCGCCACAAAAACATGCATGTCCGACTCTGCTGCAGCGTTGACGATGACAACCGTGTTGGAGCCGGGCGCCACCGACAGGAGTTTCTTGGTGACACCTGCGGGACCCCCAACACGAATATCATCCAGGGTGACGGAAAGGAACGACGACTCATCGAACCGTGAACCGCACTTCTCGAGGACGTACTTTCGCAGGTTGGAGTTCTTGTACCCGAACGTGGCGTCTTGGGCAAATGGCGTTTGGCTGGCAGGCACCAGCACAtcgccctccttgacgtAGTGCACGTCGTTGATGGTGTATCGGCCGCCTTGATAGAAGAAGGGTGTGATAACCCACGCATCAAACTTGCCGAGCGCCTCTTCGGCCGCCTGTGGCTCTTCTGGGAGGTGGCCTCGAAGGGTCGAGTCTCCGCGCAGGACAATCTCGAACGCCTTGCCACACTTCTCCGCTGCTAGTTCTACATTCTGGCAGATCTCGAAGATGAGctgcttggcctcggccgaaGGCAGGGCTCGCGAGTTGGTCAGGATGAAGAAGCCCTTGGGGTCGAGGCTGAACTCATATTCCAGAGTTGCGGCATCCCAGACAGTCAGGACGTCGATGTTGTGGCAGGTTTGCGTGCCGGTTGGATCATCATCGAGCACCACGAGAACCGGGACTTCGCCATTGTCGACCACTTTCCGCGTCGAGCTGATGACGTCTCCCGAGTATTCATTGGGCAGCGACTCAATTGTCTTTTGTGCCGGAAGGCCCTTCTCCTGGCCTGcttcgacctcctcctcatcctcctgaGCTTCTTGGGTGGTTTCTTGGGCCTTGGGTCCAGCGTTTCCCGAGACAGATAGCCCGGCCAGTTCCCACAACCGAACAACACCGGCGTCGGACTCTTTCGTCCACCCATGCGAGGCGCCCGAAAGGTACAGGGTGTGTGCCGCAGATGATATGGGGGCGAAATACGTAAGGCGTTTCGCTTCGTCGAGGACAATACCGAGGTCTTTGACGAATATTGCGAGAGCGGAGTGCGGTGTCcagtcggcgtcgagcatcTGTGGCACTCTGTTCTCAAACATCCAACTCCACGCGGCGGCACTTCCGAGGATCTCGAATGCGCGCCTtgtgtcgaggccgagacgggcggcaaacgccatcgcctcggcagcggcggcgatgtgGACGCCGGCCAGCAGCTGGTTGATCAACTTGACGGAAGAAGCAGCGCCAACACCTCCCTGAACGTGGCATAGATTGCTAGAAGTTCCCGTCATGGCCAGCAGTGGGCCATTGATCTTGGAGAGCACTGCATCATCGCCAGAGCAGATGATCTGTTTCCAACCGTTAGCATAATAATCGCGCCCGTGATGAAGGAGGACGGCCTACTGTGAGAGTGCCATTTGCAGCgcggacgacgccgccgctgaccGGGGCATCGATGAGACTGATGCCCTTGCCGAGGTTTGTTAGTTTGCTCTCCAGATCTCTCATAAACGAGGGTGGCACCGTCGAGCTCAGGATGACAATGGCGCCGTCGGGTAGAGTATCGGCGGCGTGACCGGAGCCGAACAGGACGTCATCAGCTTGCGCCGCGTTTTGTACCATCAGAACCAGGATGTCTGcgcccttggcggcctcggcgggaCTGGCGGCCCTGGACGCGTTGCCTCCGTTGGACACGAACTTGTCAACGGCGGGCTCGTAGACATCGTAGCCGTGGACAGCGAAGCCGGCACGAAGGAGCGAGCCGGCCATGCCCTGGCCCATGGCTCCCAAGCCGACCATGCCAATCTTTGAGATTTCCAGAGGCGTGCTGCTCGGCGTCAGCTTCTCTTGGGTCGTCAGCTTGACAGCCTGGGCCTGCTCTTTGACAATGTTTTGAGCGCCGGGGAGGAAGACGCGGACGAGACCAgagtcgtcctcggcgccataGCCGTGGGCAGCACCCGAAATATACAGCTGCTCCGCGACGGATGCGAGAGGTACTGGGAATTGCAGAGTCCTTGCCGTAGATACGACGATGCCCTTGTGCACGCTTGTTAGCCCGGGTCCAACCATTAAGAGGGGATGAGATATGTTTTCTCACCATGTCTTTGACGAAGATGTTGAGGGCAGAGAGTGGCGTCCAGTCGCCATCCAGCATGTGCGGCACGCGGTTCTCAAAAGCCCACGagttgccggcggcgtttGTGATGATATTGTACACCTCACGGGTGTTGaggccggccttggccgccaggCCCATAGCCTCGGAGGCCGCAGCGATATGCGTTCCGACGAGTAGCTGGTTGACCATCTTGATCTTGCTCCCCGCGCCCGGGCCGCCAGGGATGATGTATAGCTTCTCCGACATGTCGCGCAGGATTCCATCGGCGCGCTGCAGGGCCTCGGGGGAACCCGAGGCGAAGATGCTCAGCGTGCCGTCGGCTGCGCGCTTCGTGCCGCCGGAGACAGGGCtgtcgacgatgaggacgtctgaccggcccgccgcggcgatgCGAGACGATAGCGTCTCGTGATACGTGGGCGGAACGGTTGAGCAGAGCAGCACGGTTGCATTCTCCGGTAATGCTAGGGGGGGTGAAGCTTAGCATCTTGGCATGACCAGGGATGGCTCTCTGGTGACATGAAATGACAAGCACCATCCAAAAAGAAACTCACTTTGCAGGGCGCCCTTTTGATGGTTGAAGAGAATGTCATCGATTTGCTGAGCGTTGACGGCCATGCAGACCAGGATATCGCTGGTCTTGGCCACCTCTCTGGGCGACTCGGCGGCAGAACCGCCCTGGGCTACGAACTTTTCGGCGCTCGGGGCGTAGACATCGTGACCTTGGACGCGGTACGAGGGCTTCTTGAGGAGGTTGCAGGCCATGCCGAAGCCCATGGCGCCCAGGCCGATGAAGCCGACGCGCGTGGGCTGGGGGCCGTCGGGGGAAGCCATCTCGGAAGTGGTTTGCGAAGTCTCTCCTGGTTGTCGTCGTTTGTCTTCGTGGCTGTCCGTCAACTTGTTGTTTTGGGAGATGgacttggcgtcggcgattGTTCCTCGGAGAGAGTCTCAACAAGAAGAGTGCTTGGCTTTCAGAATGGGACTATTTCATCGGAGAAGACCCGGTCGTCTTATACCCTtcgtcccctccctccctcttaCGGTTCTGTCTACCTATGTACAGATCTCCGGgacgggcgggcgggcgggcggggcCAAGGCTCTCTCGGAAAAGTAGccgggggggcgggcgggagaATGTTTGGTGGAAGATGAGCATCCGGGGAACAGCTCCGTGTTATGTCCCGGCGGGGActttgctctctctctttagtactctctctctctctctttagGGGCTTTCCAGAGAAAAGAATGTGATAATGGGAACCGGACAAGATTGCGGCGCGCGAGCTAAGAGGAGTTGTGTTGTCTACCTGTACAGATACAGACTAGACTGGACTGACTCTCTCTTTGAATCTCTATCCCTACTCTGACTCTCGCTGgacccccctctctctctttctctctctgctttgtctctccatcttctctctctctctctctctcgctctctcttgGGACGAAGGTATGTGTGGATACTGACTAACAGATAGTACagtgtacagagtacaaaGCAGAGCCCAGTACGAGTACAGCCAGCTTGAGCATGTGGAGGGAGGATGacatgggatgggatgggatgggaaaGGATGGGAATGTTCAAACCCCGCAACGGCCAGAAGTCCGCCCCGCTTAGTAGCAAAGGCAGATGGTCAGATGCAAGTTGTCGGGGCGCCATCTTttccctctgtctctctctctcttctctccgccccctccacctctcggccatctttccgccctcttccctctctctctctccctcctctgACACACTCTCTCGTGTGATTGTCCACTCCTCGCCCCCCGTCCGTCCACCTTGCTaatgctgctgccgccgcaaaaaaaaaaaagggagaCCCAGAAAacttcttccccccttcgGACTTCTATCCTTCTCGGATCATGAAACGAGCGAGAATCGACGGCCCGGACAAGACCccgtcttcggcctcggcctcgggggcCGCCTCCGGGCAGAACGTCAATGTCAACGTCCACTTGCCCAAGATTTCCAGGAAGATCCGAGCGTGTGAGTAGCCCGCCTCATGTGCATCCatctatccatccatccatccagccATCCCGATACCTCCTCGGCTTTGAACTTGCGTCTTGAGTCGTCTCGAGTCTCATTGACCAAAGCCCAACCGAcccctcttctttccccGCTTTCTGCCCTCACAAGACAAGTTTAGGCTagccgcagcggcggcgggggggcCGGATGCAGAGAGACACATagatacacacacacacacacacacacacacatatgCACATATGCACATAGAGAGACGCGGAGTCACGGAGCAGGAGAGACCTACCTACTGACACCAGAGACAGGCCAGGAATGCCAGAACCGCAAGATCAAGTGCGGCATTGAGCCCGGCCAGAACCAGTGTGCCCGCTGTTCCCGCCTCGGTCTGCAGTGTGTCGTAAACAAGAGCCTCCAAACCCTGCTCGACAGCGAGAATGAGTGGAAGACCAAGATGGAAATGCAGCTGCAGACGCTCCAAGCGTCCATGATGGAGGTCAGACGCACCCTGAACCTGCCACAGCTGATTCCTCCCCCGCAATCTTATCAGtacgaagccgccgccgccgccgccgccgccaccaccaccactggcGCCGGCagtgccggtgccggtgccggcaTGTCACAGAGTCCCGTCAACCCGGCCGGGTCACAATGCAGccccggcaccaccaccggccCCTCGCCCGTCCGGCCGCCGGACGTCACGGCCATGACGAGGGAGAACTCACCCGAGCAGACGACCCAGGACAACGGCGAAGACCAGGCCATCGTGAGCGCGCCGATGGCGAGCCTCTTCGAGGTGACGAAGCTGCGCAACATCCGGAGCGACCCGGGGGCCCGGGTGCACCTCCACCTCCCGTCGAGCCGGGCCCAGGAGCCCGACTTCATCGCCCAGGGCAAGTTCAGCgtgcaggaggccgagcACCTCTTTTCGACCTTCCGCGGGACCCTGAACGCGTATCTGTGGGGGGGCATCGCGCTGGTCCACGACAACCTGACGGCGACGCGCatgtcgtcgccgctgctcacggccgccatcctcgccgtcacggcgctccacgagcaggacgagggcCGCGCCTTCGACATCTGCTACCCGACCttcctcgagctggccagCCAGACCATGTTCGACCGCTACCacagcctcgacgacgtgcgCGGCCTGTGCATCGGCGCCTTCTGGCTGTCCGACATCAGCTGGAAGGTGTCGGGGCTCGCGGTGCGCATCGCCACCGAGCTGAACCTGCACCAGTTCTGCGCAAAGGCCCTCAACAAGGGGCCGCAGCacgtcgagaaggcgaggCTGTGGTATCTGCTCTACGTGTGCGACCACCACTTTAGCATCGCCTACGGCCGGCCGCCCGTCATCAACGAGGACGCCACCATTACCCACCACGAGGCCTTCCTGACGCTGCCGGGCATCACGCAGGCCGACCACCGCCTGCACAGCCAGGTCGgcgtcttcatcatcctGAGCAGGGTGTTCCACACTTTCGGCCCGGACACTTCGCGGCAGGTGGCCCGGGACGAGTTCGAGGCCCTCAAGAGGTACGACGCCGACCTGGGCCGGTGGAAGCTCCAATGGGAGACCCGGTTAGGTGAGAATAACCCAGCTGCTTACCTTAACGTGTCCATCATCCATGATGAGAAGACAAACCATCAACTAACATGCTTGAAACAGTGCCCGACAAGCACATATCCAAATACCCCGCCAAGGGCGTCATCCTGCACTACCACTTCGCCCGCCTCCTGCTCTTCTCCATCTGCCTGCGCGGCCTGAACCCGTCGAACCCATCGGACCAGTACGCCATGTCGGACGAGCGGCGCGAGTTCATCAACCTGGCCATCGGCAGCGCGTCCGCGGCGCTCGAGCTGATCCTGACGGACGCCGACATGCGGCGGGCCGTCATCGGGGTGCCGCTGTACCTGCTGACGACGATCGCGTACGCGGCCATGTTCCTGATGAAGGTGCACGCGCAGTGGAAGGCGGCGCGGCTCGACGTGCGCtacgacgacgtcgtggaCCTCATCGAGCGCgtcgtgctgctgctcgaggagACGAACCGGTGCGCGCGGCACGTGGCGCACTACATCGGCCGCGGGCTCAGCAACATGCTCGACAAGTTCAAGGAGCGCGGCCCgcagatgcagcagcagatgatgcaacaacaacaacagcagcagcagcagcagaggcagtacggcggcggcggcggcgacggtcaACCGGGCCAGGGGATGCCTCCGGTCTGGAACGAAGGGGAGATGAGCCAGGACTGGAACCAGTGGATGTTCAGCGGGGAGATGATGAACAACTTCGGCATGGGCCCGGAGCAGTACCCGCTCAACATGCTGGACCTGTTGAACTCGCAGATGCCGGGCTGATGTGTCGTCGTCAGCAGTgcgcatgtgtgtgtgtatgtacTGTATCTAtctgtgtgtgtatgtatgcaTGTATCTATGTGTAATGAGATCACGATCGGGTTAGTTGTTTCGTATACTGTGGTTCTGATGACAACGCAATCCTCGTGATGCTTCATCTCACCAGTTTGATGGTGGTTCTGGCGTCGTAAGGTGTCTCTATCTGTCTGAATCCGTACTTCGGGACAAAACCCGAGTGGGATTATTCTGTATGACA
It includes:
- a CDS encoding Putative 6-phosphogluconate dehydrogenase, NADP-binding, four-carbon acid sugar kinase; the encoded protein is MASPDGPQPTRVGFIGLGAMGFGMACNLLKKPSYRVQGHDVYAPSAEKFVAQGGSAAESPREVAKTSDILVCMAVNAQQIDDILFNHQKGALQTLPENATVLLCSTVPPTYHETLSSRIAAAGRSDVLIVDSPVSGGTKRAADGTLSIFASGSPEALQRADGILRDMSEKLYIIPGGPGAGSKIKMVNQLLVGTHIAAASEAMGLAAKAGLNTREVYNIITNAAGNSWAFENRVPHMLDGDWTPLSALNIFVKDMGIVVSTARTLQFPVPLASVAEQLYISGAAHGYGAEDDSGLVRVFLPGAQNIVKEQAQAVKLTTQEKLTPSSTPLEISKIGMVGLGAMGQGMAGSLLRAGFAVHGYDVYEPAVDKFVSNGGNASRAASPAEAAKGADILVLMVQNAAQADDVLFGSGHAADTLPDGAIVILSSTVPPSFMRDLESKLTNLGKGISLIDAPVSGGVVRAANGTLTIICSGDDAVLSKINGPLLAMTGTSSNLCHVQGGVGAASSVKLINQLLAGVHIAAAAEAMAFAARLGLDTRRAFEILGSAAAWSWMFENRVPQMLDADWTPHSALAIFVKDLGIVLDEAKRLTYFAPISSAAHTLYLSGASHGWTKESDAGVVRLWELAGLSVSGNAGPKAQETTQEAQEDEEEVEAGQEKGLPAQKTIESLPNEYSGDVISSTRKVVDNGEVPVLVVLDDDPTGTQTCHNIDVLTVWDAATLEYEFSLDPKGFFILTNSRALPSAEAKQLIFEICQNVELAAEKCGKAFEIVLRGDSTLRGHLPEEPQAAEEALGKFDAWVITPFFYQGGRYTINDVHYVKEGDVLVPASQTPFAQDATFGYKNSNLRKYVLEKCGSRFDESSFLSVTLDDIRVGGPAGVTKKLLSVAPGSNTVVIVNAAAESDMHVFVAGLLEAEKEGRRYLYRTGAAFVSSRLGITGIPPLTMADLGVSVKAGTKQPGGLIVAGSYVPKTTAQLKVLRERRGDKLTVIELDVAGLIESEEAAEKVVTAAAAETASKLTAGEDVLVMTSRKLIKGGDALSSLQIGSKVARALVQLVEKIDVRPRYLIAKGGITSSDAATKGLKMRRARILGQAAPGVPLWRCDEETSRHRGVPYVVFPGNVGSDSTLAEVVESWSIENVA
- a CDS encoding uncharacterized protein (Putative zn(2)Cys(6) fungal-type DNA-binding domain, transcription factor domain, fungi), whose translation is MKRARIDGPDKTPSSASASGAASGQNVNVNVHLPKISRKIRACQECQNRKIKCGIEPGQNQCARCSRLGLQCVVNKSLQTLLDSENEWKTKMEMQLQTLQASMMEVRRTLNLPQLIPPPQSYQYEAAAAAAAATTTTGAGSAGAGAGMSQSPVNPAGSQCSPGTTTGPSPVRPPDVTAMTRENSPEQTTQDNGEDQAIVSAPMASLFEVTKLRNIRSDPGARVHLHLPSSRAQEPDFIAQGKFSVQEAEHLFSTFRGTLNAYLWGGIALVHDNLTATRMSSPLLTAAILAVTALHEQDEGRAFDICYPTFLELASQTMFDRYHSLDDVRGLCIGAFWLSDISWKVSGLAVRIATELNLHQFCAKALNKGPQHVEKARLWYLLYVCDHHFSIAYGRPPVINEDATITHHEAFLTLPGITQADHRLHSQVGVFIILSRVFHTFGPDTSRQVARDEFEALKRYDADLGRWKLQWETRLVPDKHISKYPAKGVILHYHFARLLLFSICLRGLNPSNPSDQYAMSDERREFINLAIGSASAALELILTDADMRRAVIGVPLYLLTTIAYAAMFLMKVHAQWKAARLDVRYDDVVDLIERVVLLLEETNRCARHVAHYIGRGLSNMLDKFKERGPQMQQQMMQQQQQQQQQQRQYGGGGGDGQPGQGMPPVWNEGEMSQDWNQWMFSGEMMNNFGMGPEQYPLNMLDLLNSQMPG